The DNA window CTGTTCGCACCGCAGAGCCAGGCCGCCCCCGTGGGCGACACGACTCCGGCCACCGCTCACGCGGGTGGCGCGGCGCCGCGGGCGATCCCGGTCCCCAAGTCGCCCCATGCGATCAGCAAGAACCCCCGCTTCCGGCTCTCCTCGCAGGACCGCGCCGAGGAGTCCGGTCCGGCGGCCGCGCCCGCCCTCAAGACGAGCAAGTCGTCGCTGACCGCCACGGCGGACGCGTGCCCCGACCTCTCCGGCGTCATCAACGCCACCGGCAGCGCGCTGGTCCAGCAGCTCAAGGCCCTCCCCCGGATCGACTGCACCTACCCGCTGTTCAACCTCACCGGGGAGAACGCGCGGAAGGCCTTCCGCGAAGACCAGATGGTGACCGTCGCCAACGCGCTGCGCGACGGCTCCGCCTCCTACGCGGGCAACAACAGCACCTCGATCGGGCAGTTGGTGCTGTTCCTGCGCGCCGGCTACTACGTGCAGGACAACAACGCGGCCGTCGTCGGCGACTACGGCACGGCCCTCGGGGGTGCGGCGCGCGGCGCGCTGGACGCCTACTTCGCCTCCCCGCGCAGCAAGGACGTCACGGACGCCAACGGCGAGATCCTCAACGAGGTCGTCACGCTGATCGACAGCACCCACGAGGCGGGCCGGTACGCCGGTTTCGTGAAGTGGATGCTGGGCAGCTACAACGGCACGTGGCCCGGTCAGATGAACCTCTCGATGCAGCACGTCGAGTGGGTCGTCGAGAACGGCTTCAAGGCCAAGAACGACGACCGCGGCTGGCGGGCCGCCCTCAAGGCCGACCCCGCCTTCCTCGACACCTGGGCCGGCTTCATCACCCGCAACGAGGACCAGCTGAACCGTCTCGACGTCGTCAGCAACGTCGGCCGGTACCTCGGCTACGCCCTCGACGTCCCCGAGCTCAAGGACCGGGTCCGGCCGCTGCTCAAGGACCTGATCAACCGGTACCCGAACGTCGGCCCCACGGCGCCGATCACCATGAACCTGGGCTGGTACACGCGCCAGTACGACAAGGGCAACTGCGCGGCCTACGCGATCTGCGACCTGGGCGAGCGGGTACTCCCCGTGGTCCTGCCGATCCAGCACACCTGCACCCCGGGCCTCAAGATCCGCGCCCAGGACATGTCCCCCGGTCAGCTGGCGAGCACCTGTACCAGCCTGATCAACCAGGACGCCTACTTCCACCGGATCATCGGTGACAAGGGCGCGATCCCCGGTGACGTGAACACCAACCTGGAGGTCGTCGCCTTCGACGACTACACCCAGTACGCGCTGTACGCCTGGGCCATCTACAACATCGACGTCGACAACGGCGGCATGTACGAGGAGGGCAACCCGGCCGTCCCCGGCAACCAGGCCCGCTTCATCGCCCACGAGGCCAGCTGGATCCGCCCGGAGTTCCAGATCTGGAACCTCAACCACGAGTACACCCACTTCCTCGACGGCCGCTTCAACATGTACGGCGACTTCGAAGCGGGCATGACCACGCCGACCATCTGGTGGGTCGAGGGCATCGCCGAGAACATCTCGTACGGCTACCGCAACGAGCGCAACGCCGACGCGATAGCCGAGGCCGGCAAGCAGACGTACAAGCTCAGCGAGCTCTTCGACACCGTCTACGGCCAGGACGAGGACCCCGAGGTCAGCTCGAACCGGGTCTACCGCTGGGGCTGGCTCGCGGTCCGCTACATGCTCCAGAAGCACCCCGCCGACGTGCAGACCGTCCTCGGCAAGTACCGCGCCGGTGACTGGGCCGGGGCCCGTACCGTCCTGAAGCAGACCATCGGCACCCAGTACGACGCGGACTTCGCGACCTGGCTGACCACCGACTGCGCGACGAACGACTGCGGTCCGCTGCCGGAGGCCGCCACGGTCGCCGCCGCCCCGCTCTGCACCATCAGCGACCCCCGCCAGTTCGACCAGAACTGCCGCCGGGACAACCTCGCCGCCGCCACCGGCAACTACAGCTACCACTTCATGTACCTGCCGGCCGGCGTCAAGCAGCTGACGATCACCAGCACCGGCGGTACCGGCAACGCCGACCTGTACTACGGCGGCGGCAGCTGGGCCACCACCACCGGCTACCAGGCGAAGTCCACCAACGCCGGCAACGGCGAGACCCTGACGATCGACAACCCGCCGTCCGGCTGGGTCTACTTCAGCCTCGCCGCCGCTCAGGGCTTCAGCGGGGTGAGCCTCTCCACGCAGACCAAGTGAACCGGTTCGCCGGTGCCCCTCGGGGCACCGGCGAACGTTCCGTTTCCCCCGGGCTCCACCACCTGAACGACTCCCGGTCTTGAACACAAATTTCCCACATTCCCTCTTCAAGTCCCGCCCCGATGCTCTAGATTGACCGTGCTTCAGCTGTTCGGACACAAGGCGACCAATAAGGATCCAAAGGTCCGGCATCACGGAAGGCCGTCAGTCGCGGCCCCGGCGCCGGACGTGGGGATGATCGGTTCCGGGAGCCCCGTAAGGGGCCTCGGGTGCGGGGAGCACCCGAGGTCTCGAAGGGTTCCCGGTCGCGCACGTGGAGACGCCGGCAGGGCACGCGAGTCCGCCGCCGGCCTCCGTCGTTCACGAAACACCGCAATGACCGGCAGTCGTGCGCCGGGGGGTGGGGACCTCCGGTGAGGAATCAGTGCGAGGCGAACACGTCGTACCACTGGGAACCTGGGGGGTTCTGTGCGGCAAGGGGGATTAGCCAGCCCTTTTCCGTCGGCGCGCGAGCGTCTGGCGGAAGGGGCGATCGACCAGCCCACGATCGAGTGGGAACAGCGGTACCGCCGTACCGTGATGATGAGCGACACCGTGGCCACCGCCTTCGTGGTGGCGGCGATCGGTGACTTCTTCGGGGCCCGGGACGCGGCCAACTGGCACGAGAAATGGGAAATCCTCGCCTGCTGCACCGAGTTGCTGGTGCTGGCGGCGCTCGCGGTGAACCGCTCATGGGCTCCGGCCGTGCTCGGCCAGGGTGCCGAGGAGTTCCGCCGGCTCGGACGCTCGCTGTTCGCGGCGACCGTCGTCCTTGCCCTCGGCGGGATCGCCCTGACCTCGCGCAACATCAAACTCTGGATATTCGTCGCGATCCCCGCGATCGCGCTGGTCACCATGACCGCGCGGTATCTGCTGCGGCTCTGGCTGCACAGACAGCGGAAGGAAGGGCGGTGTCTGCGCCCGGTGCTCGCCGCCGGGAGCCCGTCCACCGTGAGCGACCTGATCACCCGGACCCGTAACTTCCCGCACCTCGGCTGGCGGGTCGAAGGGGTGTGCACGACGGACGGGCTCGGGCCCGACGGAGACCAGGTGGACGGGGTTCCGGTGGTCGGCCGACTGGCGGACGTCGCCAACCACGTCCGCCGCGACGGCTACCGCGTCGTCGCCGTCACCCCGGACCCGCACTGGTCTCCCGACCGGCTGCGGCGACTGGCCTGGAACCTCGAAGGCAGTGACGCCGAGATGGTCGTGGCGCCCGTACTGATGGAGGTGGCCGGCCCGCGGCTGCACATCGACGCGGTGCTCGGGATACCGCTGCTGCGGCTCAGCATGCCGACGTTCACCGGGGGCCGCCGGGCGGTCAAGGGAGTCGTCGACCGGGCGGGCGCGGCGATCCTGCTCATGCTGTTCGCGCCGCTGATGGCGTTCGTCGGACTGCTGGTGCTCGTGGACAGCCGGGGCGGGGCGTTCTACCGCCAGCGCCGGGTCGGCAAGGACGGCCGCGAGTTCACCATTCTCAAGTTCCGCACCATGGTCACCGGGGCCCACGGGGCACGGGCCGCGCTGGCCGACCGCAACGAGGGCGCGGGCCCGCTGTTCAAGCTCCGCCGGGATCCGCGGGTGACCCGGGTGGGTGCGGTGCTACGCCGGTACTCGGTCGACGAACTGCCGCAGCTCTTCAACGTGCTCACCGGATCGATGTCGCTGGTCGGTCCGCGGCCTCCGTTGCCCGAGGAGTCCGCCGCCTACGGCCCGGACATCCGGCGGCGGCTGCTGGTCAAGCCGGGGCTGACCGGCCTGTGGCAGATCAGCGGTCGCAGTGACCTGCCGTGGGAGGAGGCGGTCCGACTCGACCTGCGGTACGTGGAGGACTGGTCGCTCGCCCTGGACACGGTGATCTTGTGGAAGACGCTGCGTGCGGTGCTCCACGGGCAGGGGGCCTACTGATGCACGGGGGGCGGCGTCGTCCCCGTACGGACGGCGTGTGGACCGCAGGCCGGGAGGGCCTGCCTGGGGGGAGGAACGGGTCGTGAGGGTCAGCGTTTTCGGGCTCGGTTATGTGGGCTGTGTGTCGGCCGCGTGCCTGGCCGACATGGGGCACGAGGTCATCGGGGTGGACGTGAACCAGGTCAAGGTCGACCTGGTCAACGACGGCAGGGCCCCGGTGGTCGAGGAGGGGATCGGCGAGCTCGTCGCCGAGGTCGTAGGGACCGGCGCCCTGCGCGCCACCGACGACGTCCGCGAGGCGATCATGGCGAGCGAGGTGTCGCTGGTCTGCGTGGGTACCCCGTCGGAGCCCAACGGCAGTCTGTGCACGACGTACTTGGAGAGGGTGACCGAGGAGATCGGCGAGGCGCTGGCCGAGCGGGGCGGGCGGCACACGGTGGTGTTCCGCAGCACCATGCTCCCGGGCACCTGTCTGAACCTGCTCGTGCCGATCCTGGAGAAGCACGTCGGCGGCACGGCCGGCGTGGACGTCGGGGTCGCGGTCAACCCGGAGTTCCTGCGCGAGGGCACCAGCGTGCGGGACTTCTTCGACCCGCCCAAGACCGTCATCGGCGAACTCGACGCGGCGAGCGGCGATGTGGTCGCGGGGCTGTACGAAGGGCTGCCCGGCGAGGTGTTCCGGGTGCCGGTCCCGACGGCCGAGGCGATCAAGTACGCGGACAACGCCTTCCAC is part of the Streptomyces sp. P9-A4 genome and encodes:
- a CDS encoding M9 family metallopeptidase; the protein is MHPFRISKNRARRLPALGAAVFITLGLFAPQSQAAPVGDTTPATAHAGGAAPRAIPVPKSPHAISKNPRFRLSSQDRAEESGPAAAPALKTSKSSLTATADACPDLSGVINATGSALVQQLKALPRIDCTYPLFNLTGENARKAFREDQMVTVANALRDGSASYAGNNSTSIGQLVLFLRAGYYVQDNNAAVVGDYGTALGGAARGALDAYFASPRSKDVTDANGEILNEVVTLIDSTHEAGRYAGFVKWMLGSYNGTWPGQMNLSMQHVEWVVENGFKAKNDDRGWRAALKADPAFLDTWAGFITRNEDQLNRLDVVSNVGRYLGYALDVPELKDRVRPLLKDLINRYPNVGPTAPITMNLGWYTRQYDKGNCAAYAICDLGERVLPVVLPIQHTCTPGLKIRAQDMSPGQLASTCTSLINQDAYFHRIIGDKGAIPGDVNTNLEVVAFDDYTQYALYAWAIYNIDVDNGGMYEEGNPAVPGNQARFIAHEASWIRPEFQIWNLNHEYTHFLDGRFNMYGDFEAGMTTPTIWWVEGIAENISYGYRNERNADAIAEAGKQTYKLSELFDTVYGQDEDPEVSSNRVYRWGWLAVRYMLQKHPADVQTVLGKYRAGDWAGARTVLKQTIGTQYDADFATWLTTDCATNDCGPLPEAATVAAAPLCTISDPRQFDQNCRRDNLAAATGNYSYHFMYLPAGVKQLTITSTGGTGNADLYYGGGSWATTTGYQAKSTNAGNGETLTIDNPPSGWVYFSLAAAQGFSGVSLSTQTK
- a CDS encoding sugar transferase, which codes for MRQGGLASPFPSARERLAEGAIDQPTIEWEQRYRRTVMMSDTVATAFVVAAIGDFFGARDAANWHEKWEILACCTELLVLAALAVNRSWAPAVLGQGAEEFRRLGRSLFAATVVLALGGIALTSRNIKLWIFVAIPAIALVTMTARYLLRLWLHRQRKEGRCLRPVLAAGSPSTVSDLITRTRNFPHLGWRVEGVCTTDGLGPDGDQVDGVPVVGRLADVANHVRRDGYRVVAVTPDPHWSPDRLRRLAWNLEGSDAEMVVAPVLMEVAGPRLHIDAVLGIPLLRLSMPTFTGGRRAVKGVVDRAGAAILLMLFAPLMAFVGLLVLVDSRGGAFYRQRRVGKDGREFTILKFRTMVTGAHGARAALADRNEGAGPLFKLRRDPRVTRVGAVLRRYSVDELPQLFNVLTGSMSLVGPRPPLPEESAAYGPDIRRRLLVKPGLTGLWQISGRSDLPWEEAVRLDLRYVEDWSLALDTVILWKTLRAVLHGQGAY